From one Lycium barbarum isolate Lr01 chromosome 6, ASM1917538v2, whole genome shotgun sequence genomic stretch:
- the LOC132599400 gene encoding metallothionein-like protein 4B, with product MADVRGSSATCNERCGCPSPCPGGVACRCAGEDASMAHKRCSCGEHCGCNPCTCPKSEGSTAATGKAHCKCGPGCTCPTCAA from the exons ATGGCTGATGTAAGAGGAAGTTCTGCTACATGCAATGAAAGGTGCGGTTGTCCTTCTCCCTGCCCTGGCGGCGTTGCTTGCAG GTGCGCAGGGGAAGACGCAAGCATGGCGCACAAGAGGTGCTCATGCGGAGAGCACTGTGGGTGCAATCCTTGCACGTGTCCCAAGAGTGAAGGCAGCACTGCCGCTACTGGAAAGGCTCACTGCAAGTGCGGTCCTGGCTGCACCTGTCCCACCTGTGCCGCTTAA